Within the Erigeron canadensis isolate Cc75 chromosome 6, C_canadensis_v1, whole genome shotgun sequence genome, the region atttttggtaactttatctattttttattaggatgaaacgaatgattcaagattccaaatcttaactactgttaccttagagtgttatatacttacatgaatttttacataatttatttggcacgttaactatttttaaaattcaatgattacagactagtcagaaaaatcactgttcgcacacagaaaagttttataaagttaagggccttcgaagattcaaaaaaatccaatttttttactgtacaatattaacatctcaaaaaaatttctggagaaaaataattgtccagttcataaaatcgaccaagatatgactatttgaagtcgaccaaaatctgttcggaaaactcagctttgcgcagttttgttataaaattcgtttgacaaccttaaacttcatattttgacacgaaaccacttccaccagaaagtagacttcctgaacttaattttagacaccaaaacgtgacttaaccatctcccatgaccaagatacgacctttcaaagttaacaaaacgaatctgtccagattctgaaataacccaaacttactgttttaaagactactacaactaatattatatataaactttcaaatctctccaacacctaattaaatctgttattatgattttcatgccttcgtaattggatttcttttattacattaattattatacttcattaaatacttaaacttttaacattaatatgatttatacaagcttttgatttaaccaaaaaaaaaaaaaaaaccctttcattcattattataaatttgccataatatatattcatcaaataggttacttataaataaaaattaataaataaaaaaaagatatgcttatatatatatatatatatatattaataattaaaaagactaatatatatgaaaagagaagacaagtgattttaccccaagattgatgatcttcttcttagataccttgaaagaagaatagaatataatctttaagaattttattattaattgtaatttaaatcaagattcaatagaattataattaaacttaccaagtttgctttgacaatgagatgattaatataataaaaatatatattttaggttgtgatgtttgtttgttgatcgacaaaagaaaatcaagaagggttttggtttgtttttttttttttattatttagggtatacttattatatatatatatatatatggagataagtgttttagttagtttatgattagacttaatgtatcataagaattctaatggaattaaaattccttgctcaccattaGTTTAtgatatgactaaaattttttactaaacatatgatattttactattactattaccatcttactacttatattaattatatattacttttataattattgatttcgttcaccactaaatagcgtatactaatttatcaatgtctagaaataaatatgactaacaactacaagtctagaaattacggggatagttatagtcatctacgtttaggaagatcaaatatctcaatcctaaactattgaatatcaagtaatagaaatcccatattggaaatgatcaccacatttctatgcttgttatactatataggcatattgactagtcaagaaatttggaatgtaagttagagactataataaattaccagttttggtgacaGATGTCACAGTTAGAGCCGGACTTAGAACTAGAATCCATTTTAACATTATGGGGAGATATAAGACTAGGCACAAATATAGGGGCCCCAAGATACTCCCCAGAGATGGATAAGTGTGGTGTGTCATCATAAGAGTAATCATCTTTGTTCATGTGGTATGCAACACCATGATTCATCACATGATTAAGTGGCAACTCTACCCACGACTGTTTTCCGCTCTTATAGCTTCGCAACACCCATATCTTGGTGGGGGTGGGCGGTAACACAGCGTCAAGTTCATAAATGCATAGACATTCTTCCAAGACCCCTAGGGTGTAAGAACAACCATATTCATATGAAGGATGGTTGTCAGGGTCTGGTTGTTGGGTTACTGTAAATTCCTCGCGAGataaatttaaagaaagaatgatATTCTCCTTACTTTGCAAATTCAACATAAACCAGTGAAGTGCCCCATCACATAAGAGACCAGATACCCTATTCCAATTGGTATCTATAAGTTCAATTTCTTGGACAAATTTCCAAAGACaggtttttaatgaaaaaacataaaaacgtGTACTCATCTTCGTCTCAAGGCCTAGCACAATCTTGTAGTCATTGTTGGAAGAATCGTAACCAAAGCCCCAAATCAAATCCCACCTGTGGGTGCTTTTAGGAAGCGGTTCGGGTGGGGGTTCAAGTATTTTCATGGTCTGTCTAGTGCAAGGATTGACCACCAAAAGTTCAAAATCCTTAGGACAGATGCATACAAGGCCATTGGCAGAACCAATGATAAAGAAACGATTAAAAGAAACCATCTGACCCTCTCTAATTAAACCATAAATGCTAATAATGATCCTTTTATCAGGATTGATGTTGTTGGAAGCATGTTGTTTTAGATGAGAATCAGCAAAATAAGGAGTGGAGATTAAAGAATACCATGACTTACAAACGCTCTTGCATCTGATTACATCTTCCACATCAGATCGTATCAGGATTTGCTCCATTATATCATCAGCGGCCTCCATTGGTTTcgcagaaaatagaaaaaagaattGGGACCCACCCTGGCTAAGTCGATCTCTGTCTCTCAGATTGGTAACATATGACGACAGGATTTAGCTCAAGTCTCAACTCTCAACCATGactttatatttatctatactatctatataaacaaactaccccttcAAAATTTAACactttacctttaaaatctctaatttacccttttaatttatactaccatcaaacacttcatccctgaaattccaaaactacccttaaaaaaaaatcttacgcGTGTCCTTCCCTTccctgaagttgctcacatagtataccaaaataacacacatacgttattgaatttaataatcaatcaacataaaaaaacattCGCTCTAAAACAACGACgacggtttgcactttcagccggactaagaaacactttagttgaatcatacattcacgTAATAACATGGTACCGCTACTTAACCAACGTTTTTTCCAATgtcccgctgcatcgcgcgggtacaaggctagtcaAATAACAAGAAGTCGTAGGTTATCCgttagttaaaataaaacaatgatcCATTGGGCCGAATCAGTTTATGCTGTATAGGTCAAGGTAGGTCTTTGTCAAGCCCAAATTTTCTTAATGAGATTTCATTGGGTCGAgtcattcttcttttttttttcttttaattatatatcactAGACGGGTATTGGTAGCAGCAATGGATGATGATGGTGCTGGCAACGGATGAGACTTAAATCTATTCATATTTAATGTTGATAATTTAGGACTAATGAGTCTTAAATCTTGAAGGAcaactaagtttttttttatatgtatttgtcattttttcctccttttagtattttatgatattatttaaAGGAAATACTTAATCAAATTTATTACTATTTAAagattatataatgaataaagaCTTTCAAGTGTTAATCTTAGTCGTGTCTTTCTTTAAGTTATTATCTAAAGTACCCGATTATGTCTGATGTATGTTATACTATATCATTAAATCCATATTCACTTTTTTCGACCACCTTGAAGCCGGATGTTATGTACGATGAGATAGTGGCAAACCATTGTAGAGGTTGCAGATTCAGATGGTTAAATTGAAGTCATTGGATTATTAATCCTTGCTCGTGTTAACCATTTAACTCTTTGTAAGCCCGCTAGCTACTTTCAGTCTGTACTCCTTAATATAATTCATCTTGTCCATAAATAAATTTCTTTAAgaaaacgagcatggtacccgcgtaaatgcggcggtgatggtaGTGACAGTGATGTGGTGGTATCGACAAATGGTGACAGCGGCGACAATCGTTAGCGACGACAAATGAGTCAAGTTATGTAGGTAtatgatataaagatatttgatttaaaagagtagttgatatatattaactaatttgatttaaaagatatttgaatgattgtgtaagttaattaatttagggtaaaatggtaattttacaTGTCCTAAAATTGTTAACTTTTCAACACTTTAGGAGAGagaatgttattttttttatataaaagtatagaagtatagataataaaacatatataaaagtaaaagtaatgGACAAATAAAATAGTCTTTGAAGGCTCGAGACCAAGGCCTCAAATATAGTCGGCATAATAAGTGGCATAATTTTAAACTTGTTTCTCAAGGGTCTACCAAGTTAGAATTTTGCCGCCCAACtctatatttttattctataattTGGATGGCAAATTGAAACCACCTaaatttgtcattaaaaaaaatattagagtTTTATAAGTAATACTAGtattaatacccgtacgatgtatggATATTCAATATTTTCATCTCAAAAATATACTTGTTATGTGCTTTACCACTCTCAATGAATTTGAAAagatgttttcttttttcataatCCAATTATGTGAATGTACATAGATAGTAGAATTAATAATTGctttgttatttatatttcatatcaaGAGATTAAAAGTTATCATTGTTGTGTATTTAGATGAcaaaaacacttaaaataaataaaattactgcTAGATTAAAtatgatttgtatatatatgtaataatgaAACAATAAAGAACgaaaacacatatacatataaacaaaacataacattccatactattattataatacCATGCACATAATTAGAGAATTGTTTGTTTAAATAGAATATAAATtatgaaatttaatttaaacaacgtataaaaaaataaatattcaaaTATGATAAAGTCATTAAACTAACTAATACAAAACCTATATGAGTAATTATAAAGAGTATATAGCACCTGTGAATGTATTGAATGTATATGGCAATTTGGTTATGCGATATGCGACTCAGAACTCATGTTCCGGTTTAATAAAAAACACCAAATCACCAATGATATGGAGGGATACATATTGAAagacatatatatttgattccCAATACTCTTGGCAAAACACCGTTCGACCTCCTCGGTTTGGAAATTATGATTTAAGGGGGAGAGGAGTGGTGGACGGCATGGCTAGTGGCATGCCATGCCACTGAACGCACACCGGCGCCAACTATCCGGCATCAACGCGGCATGAGGGGAAACGGCATATAAGCCCGGCGTGGCATGGAGCGTGTATGTGTGGGGACAAGCCATTTTCGAACGTTGgagcataaaaaaaaaaattgaccctTTGACCAAAAAAGAGCCGTTgtgtttaaagaaaataataaaaaaaaaaccctttcaaaaTACATCCTCTTTTTCTCTATAAATACATCgttctttttctcaacaaacACAACAATAAAACTATATCCTTTTACTCAACTAAACACATTTTCTACTTTCACAAAATCATCCATGGATTCAAGGAGGGGGAAAAATGTTCGAGGTCCACCGGCACCGATACGAGGCAATTTTCGTGTACCACGAAGAGTAGACACGGCTCAATATCAACCTCAACAAGTCGACCCCTCACAATACTATATTCCTGACCCACCACCGACTACTCAACCTCAACAAGTCGACTGCTCACAAAACTATATTCCCGACCTACCACCAACTACTCAACCTCAATATCATTACGCCTCACAATCTCATACGTCGTATTTTCCCCCTCCTCCACGCACAATGCATCCCCCTCCCCCGCGCGCAATGATTCCTCCTCCAAGTACCCGCGCCAAAGATTACGAGTGGTACCAAACGGCCGAGATTGATTTGGAGTGGTTCGATCCATTTGATCGCTCAACGAATCCTCCTCCCCCTACCTGCTCGCGTCCACCGAGTCCCCTCCCCaccgatgatgatgatgacgccATTCCCGATACACAAGAATTTCAAATAGgtattaaactatttatatttattcacggtttatatatatatatatatgttaatataatttttatttgtaataagaCGGGCTGAAAAAAAGAAATGGATGCAAGAAGAAGAGGTGGCGTTGGCAAAAGCGTGGATTCATATTTCCACATGTAGAGTAGTCGGTAATGAACAAGGACAGGACAAGTTTTGGGAGCGAATTTTGGAGCATTTCTCGAAGGAGTTGGATGGTACAACTCGAACAAAGGATAGCCTCAACACCAAGTGGAGCATTATGTGTACGGCAATAACAACGTTCAATGGATGCTACATCCAAGcagtatttataaatttatatacatttcACTTACGTTCaatgttcaatatatatatactttgttaGTAATTGTTAGTATTTAGTATAATTGTTAGTAATTGTTagtatttagtatatatatatactttatttaagTTTAAGTTGTTAGTAATTGTTAGTATTTA harbors:
- the LOC122605777 gene encoding F-box/kelch-repeat protein At3g06240-like isoform X1, with the translated sequence MVSFNRFFIIGSANGLVCICPKDFELLVVNPCTRQTMKILEPPPEPLPKSTHRWDLIWGFGYDSSNNDYKIVLGLETKMSTRFYVFSLKTCLWKFVQEIELIDTNWNRVSGLLCDGALHWFMLNLQSKENIILSLNLSREEFTVTQQPDPDNHPSYEYGCSYTLGVLEECLCIYELDAVLPPTPTKIWVLRSYKSGKQSWVELPLNHVMNHGVAYHMNKDDYSYDDTPHLSISGEYLGAPIFVPSLISPHNVKMDSSSKSGSNCDICHQNCGRESGWHGKEECTNKLIKGRSPRL
- the LOC122605777 gene encoding F-box/kelch-repeat protein At3g06240-like isoform X2; translation: MVSFNRFFIIGSANGLVCICPKDFELLVVNPCTRQTMKILEPPPEPLPKSTHRWDLIWGFGYDSSNNDYKIVLGLETKMSTRFYVFSLKTCLWKFVQEIELIDTNWNRVSGLLCDGALHWFMLNLQSKENIILSLNLSREEFTVTQQPDPDNHPSYEYGCSYTLGVLEECLCIYELDAVLPPTPTKIWVLRSYKSGKQSWVELPLNHVMNHGVAYHMNKDDYSYDDTPHLSISGEYLGAPIFVPSLISPHNVKMDSSSKSGSNCDICHQNW
- the LOC122604715 gene encoding uncharacterized protein LOC122604715 — encoded protein: MDSRRGKNVRGPPAPIRGNFRVPRRVDTAQYQPQQVDPSQYYIPDPPPTTQPQQVDCSQNYIPDLPPTTQPQYHYASQSHTSYFPPPPRTMHPPPPRAMIPPPSTRAKDYEWYQTAEIDLEWFDPFDRSTNPPPPTCSRPPSPLPTDDDDDAIPDTQEFQIEEEVALAKAWIHISTCRVVGNEQGQDKFWERILEHFSKELDGTTRTKDSLNTKWSIMCTAITTFNGCYIQADGVRNSGCDDIHVMTEVLKDYKTRIGKEFTSIAAWKVVKDEAKWKETIQVGQTSSAHSDKRRKSSEGGNYESSSNNDDATVLPDLNESSTPSSRPRKGQKNVGPSSSKGRGYFSAFTEEYAEKKRQNMEEANMKKQTLLDLQLEHQTTKTKRSDYKFFNTPHATSDPRSREWAIEQKREIAAKYGWEFNE